Proteins found in one Candidatus Rokuibacteriota bacterium genomic segment:
- the treY gene encoding malto-oligosyltrehalose synthase: MSDVDALLQEIVEALARPRRATYRLQLGPTLSFEDVGALAPYLSSLGVSEAYLSPCFRCGSGSSHGYDITDHNAFNPEIGTEATFDQMARTLAKHGIGVILDVVPNHMGISGDANPWWLDVLENGPASPYARFFDIDWAPVKPELRNKVLLPVLPDQYGRVLESQQLQLEFSEGAFFVRYAGSRLPVAPDSYAQVLTHRAEALGARLGPEHPQLRQFQSILTALDHLPPQTEVDPARLEERLREKEIVKQRLAALVKESPEIHEFIDDNVRRFNGTPGDPASFDLLERLLAGQAYRLADWRVAGDEVNYRRFFDVNHLAAIRTELPEVFDAIHKLILRLVGEGTVTGLRVDHPDGLHAPGEYFRRLQEGAVVHTARRLAPDVVGEGTEVLLARYRELARPDPATALARPLWVVAEKIRMADEGLPEWWRLAGTTGYDFLASVNGLFVDRGNSRQMTALYARVAGSAPPMADVVHSAKRLIMQLSMASEVNRLGHQLDRLSETNRHTRDFTLHSLIRAVREVIACFPVYRTYIGDEGLEVSARDRAFVERAVADAKRRNPTVNVSIFDFIRDTLLLRNPPDAGEEDRTRRRHFVMRFQQTSGPVTAKGIEDTAFYVYNRLVSLNEVGGDPGRFGEPVVAFHEKNAKRLARWPQSLLCTSTHDTKRGEDVRARINVLSEIPVEWAACVRRWRVIARRWKREVDGQAAPDRNDEYLLYQTLVGAWPVEPHADLQAFTARICAYMEKAAKEAKRKTSWTNPSPAYDAALRDFVTGLLAAGGPFLASLLPFQRRVALYGAGNSLAQTLLKLGAPGVPDFYQGSELWDLSLVDPDNRRPVDFARRRTLLASLGALLEARSGDLAALCAELLESWADGRLKLYLIQRGLALRQERPRLFETGAYRPLEAGGARAEHLVGFARVGAGGAVVVAVPRLMARLTGFSGALPLGADAWGDTWLSLGSEHLAGRYRDRLTGRALDTDRRDGVPTLPASTVFAGFPVALLEQEAATP, from the coding sequence ATGAGCGACGTCGACGCCCTCCTCCAGGAGATCGTGGAGGCGCTCGCGCGTCCGCGGCGCGCGACCTACCGGCTCCAGCTCGGCCCGACGCTTTCCTTCGAGGACGTCGGGGCGCTAGCGCCATACCTGTCCTCGCTGGGCGTGAGCGAGGCCTACCTCTCCCCCTGCTTCAGATGCGGATCGGGCAGCTCTCACGGGTACGACATCACCGACCACAACGCGTTCAACCCCGAGATCGGGACCGAGGCCACCTTCGATCAGATGGCCCGGACCCTGGCGAAGCACGGGATCGGCGTCATCCTGGACGTCGTCCCGAACCATATGGGCATCTCCGGCGACGCCAATCCCTGGTGGCTCGACGTGCTGGAGAACGGCCCCGCCTCCCCCTACGCGCGGTTCTTCGACATCGACTGGGCGCCGGTGAAGCCGGAGCTGCGCAACAAGGTCCTGCTGCCGGTGCTGCCGGACCAGTACGGGCGCGTCCTCGAGTCCCAGCAGCTCCAGCTCGAGTTTTCCGAGGGCGCCTTCTTCGTGCGCTACGCCGGGTCGCGCCTGCCCGTGGCGCCGGACTCCTACGCGCAGGTGCTGACCCACCGCGCGGAAGCGCTCGGCGCACGCCTCGGTCCCGAGCACCCACAGCTGCGGCAGTTCCAGAGCATCCTCACTGCTCTGGACCATCTCCCGCCGCAGACGGAAGTCGATCCGGCGCGCCTGGAGGAGCGGCTCCGGGAGAAGGAGATCGTCAAGCAGCGGCTGGCGGCGCTCGTCAAGGAATCCCCCGAGATCCACGAGTTCATCGACGACAACGTCCGGCGCTTCAACGGGACACCGGGAGACCCGGCGAGCTTCGACCTCCTGGAACGGCTGCTCGCGGGGCAGGCCTACCGGCTGGCCGACTGGCGGGTGGCCGGCGACGAGGTCAACTACCGGCGCTTCTTCGACGTGAACCATCTCGCCGCCATCCGGACGGAGCTCCCCGAGGTCTTCGACGCCATCCACAAGCTGATCCTCCGGCTGGTGGGCGAAGGCACGGTGACCGGCCTCAGGGTGGACCACCCGGACGGGCTCCACGCCCCGGGCGAGTACTTCCGCCGGCTGCAGGAAGGCGCGGTGGTTCACACCGCCCGCCGCCTGGCTCCGGACGTGGTCGGCGAGGGCACGGAGGTGCTGCTGGCGCGGTACCGGGAGCTGGCGAGACCGGACCCGGCCACCGCCCTGGCCCGCCCGCTCTGGGTCGTCGCCGAGAAGATCCGCATGGCCGACGAGGGCCTGCCCGAGTGGTGGCGCCTCGCGGGCACCACGGGGTACGACTTCCTCGCGTCGGTCAACGGGTTGTTCGTGGACCGGGGCAACTCGCGCCAGATGACGGCGCTCTATGCGCGGGTCGCCGGGAGCGCGCCGCCCATGGCCGATGTCGTCCACTCCGCCAAGCGGCTGATCATGCAGCTCTCCATGGCGAGCGAGGTGAACCGCCTCGGACACCAGCTCGACCGGCTCTCCGAGACCAACCGGCACACCCGGGACTTCACGCTGCACAGCCTGATCCGGGCGGTGCGCGAGGTCATCGCCTGCTTCCCCGTGTACCGGACGTACATCGGCGACGAGGGGCTCGAGGTGAGCGCGCGCGACCGCGCCTTCGTCGAGCGCGCCGTGGCGGACGCCAAGCGGCGCAACCCCACCGTGAACGTGTCCATCTTCGACTTCATCCGCGACACCCTGCTGCTGCGCAACCCCCCGGACGCCGGCGAAGAGGATCGGACGAGGCGGCGTCACTTCGTGATGCGGTTCCAGCAGACCAGCGGGCCCGTGACGGCCAAGGGGATCGAGGACACGGCGTTCTACGTCTACAACCGCCTCGTCTCGCTGAACGAGGTGGGCGGTGACCCGGGGCGGTTCGGCGAGCCGGTCGTGGCGTTCCACGAGAAGAACGCGAAGCGCCTGGCGCGCTGGCCCCAGTCGCTCCTGTGCACCTCGACGCACGACACCAAGCGGGGCGAGGACGTCCGCGCGCGCATCAACGTGCTGTCGGAGATCCCCGTCGAGTGGGCCGCGTGCGTCCGCCGCTGGCGGGTCATCGCGCGGCGGTGGAAGCGGGAGGTGGACGGGCAGGCGGCGCCCGACCGCAACGACGAGTACCTCCTGTACCAGACGCTCGTCGGCGCGTGGCCGGTGGAGCCGCACGCGGACCTCCAGGCGTTCACCGCCCGGATCTGCGCGTACATGGAGAAGGCCGCCAAGGAGGCCAAGCGCAAGACGAGCTGGACCAATCCAAGCCCGGCGTACGATGCGGCGCTGCGGGACTTCGTCACGGGGCTCCTGGCGGCCGGCGGGCCTTTCCTCGCCAGCCTCCTGCCGTTCCAGCGACGGGTCGCCCTCTATGGGGCCGGCAACTCCCTCGCCCAGACCCTGCTCAAGCTCGGCGCGCCCGGGGTGCCGGACTTCTATCAGGGCTCCGAGCTCTGGGACCTCTCGCTGGTGGACCCCGACAACCGGCGTCCCGTGGACTTCGCCCGGCGCCGGACGCTGCTGGCCTCCCTCGGCGCCCTCCTCGAGGCGCGCAGCGGCGATCTGGCAGCGCTGTGCGCCGAGCTCCTCGAGAGCTGGGCCGACGGGCGGCTGAAGCTCTACCTGATCCAGCGCGGGCTGGCATTGAGACAGGAACGCCCACGCCTCTTCGAGACCGGCGCCTACCGGCCGCTGGAGGCCGGCGGCGCGCGCGCCGAGCACCTGGTCGGCTTCGCGCGCGTGGGTGCCGGCGGCGCGGTGGTCGTGGCAGTGCCGAGGCTCATGGCGCGGCTGACCGGCTTCTCGGGCGCGCTCCCGCTCGGCGCGGATGCGTGGGGCGACACCTGGCTATCGCTCGGAAGCGAGCACCTGGCAGGGCGCTACCGCGACCGGCTCACGGGCCGGGCGCTCGACACCGACCGTCGCGACGGCGTGCCGACGCTGCCGGCGAGCACGGTCTTCGCCGGCTTCCCGGTGGCGCTGCTCGAGCAGGAGGCGGCGACCCCGTGA
- the treZ gene encoding malto-oligosyltrehalose trehalohydrolase yields the protein MPFGAEVQGDATRFRLWAPGARSVELWLEDEKRALAMPRDPEGWAELTVRETPAGTRYRFRIDGELLVPDPASRCQPDGVHGPSEVVDPFAYRWSDTGWDGIPAERLIFYEVHVGAFTRGGSFAALAERLDHLASLGVTALELMPVGEFPGRRGWGYDGVLPFAPEARYGRPDELKALVDAAHARGLAVVLDVVYNHFGPEGNYLHPYAPAFFNPRHRTPWGDAINFDGAGSAVVRAFVVHNAVHWLEEYHMDGLRLDAVHAIGDDSPSHVLVELARAVAEGPGSERRIHLVLENDGNEARYLARHGARPLYQAQWNDDLHHALHVLLTGERGGYYADYQPAQSALGRALTEGFVYQGDHSGYRGRRRGEPSRDLPPTAFVGFLQNHDQVGNRAFGERVTALAPPEAVRAATAVLLLAPELPLLFMGQEWGAVQPFLFFSDLGPDLGPAVAHGRRREFARFPEFADPVARERIPDPQAPETFERSVLDWSAADRPEGRDWLDFHRALLRIRHAEIAPLLTGEPVPRTGWSRLGKAGVEIEWAFDGRRVLRLIVNLGPEPVPHPGPPPEWGRQLYALGLGAPGVPELPPWGVGWYLAERER from the coding sequence ATGCCGTTCGGCGCCGAGGTCCAGGGCGACGCCACCCGGTTCCGGCTCTGGGCGCCCGGCGCGCGCAGCGTGGAGCTGTGGCTGGAGGACGAGAAGCGGGCGCTGGCCATGCCGCGCGATCCCGAGGGCTGGGCGGAGCTGACCGTGCGGGAGACCCCGGCCGGCACGCGGTACCGCTTCCGGATCGACGGCGAGCTCCTCGTGCCGGATCCGGCCTCCCGCTGCCAGCCCGACGGCGTGCACGGACCGAGCGAGGTCGTGGACCCGTTCGCCTACCGCTGGTCCGATACCGGCTGGGACGGCATTCCCGCCGAGCGGCTGATCTTCTACGAGGTCCACGTGGGCGCCTTCACCCGTGGGGGGAGCTTCGCCGCGCTCGCGGAGCGTCTCGACCACCTGGCCTCCCTCGGGGTCACCGCCCTCGAGCTGATGCCCGTGGGCGAGTTCCCCGGTCGCCGGGGATGGGGCTATGACGGCGTCCTCCCCTTCGCCCCCGAGGCCCGCTACGGGCGGCCCGACGAGCTCAAGGCGCTCGTCGACGCTGCCCACGCGCGCGGCCTCGCCGTGGTCCTGGACGTCGTCTACAACCACTTCGGGCCCGAGGGGAACTACCTGCACCCCTACGCGCCCGCCTTCTTCAATCCGCGCCACCGGACACCCTGGGGCGACGCGATCAATTTCGATGGCGCGGGCTCGGCGGTCGTGCGGGCCTTCGTGGTGCACAACGCCGTCCACTGGCTCGAGGAGTACCACATGGACGGGCTGCGCCTGGACGCCGTCCACGCCATCGGCGACGACTCACCCTCCCACGTCCTCGTGGAGCTGGCCCGGGCCGTGGCCGAAGGTCCCGGCAGCGAGCGGCGCATCCACCTGGTGCTCGAGAACGACGGCAACGAGGCCCGCTACCTCGCCCGGCACGGCGCCCGGCCGCTCTACCAGGCCCAGTGGAACGACGACCTGCACCACGCCCTGCACGTCCTGCTGACGGGGGAGCGGGGCGGCTACTACGCCGACTACCAGCCCGCCCAGTCGGCGCTCGGCCGCGCTCTCACGGAGGGCTTCGTCTACCAGGGCGACCACTCGGGCTACCGTGGGCGGCGGCGCGGGGAGCCGAGCCGGGATCTGCCGCCCACCGCCTTCGTCGGCTTTCTCCAGAACCACGACCAGGTGGGCAACCGCGCCTTCGGCGAGCGCGTCACGGCGCTCGCGCCGCCCGAGGCCGTACGGGCGGCCACGGCCGTGCTCCTCCTCGCGCCGGAACTCCCGCTCCTCTTCATGGGGCAGGAGTGGGGAGCCGTCCAGCCCTTCCTCTTCTTCAGCGACCTGGGCCCCGATCTCGGCCCGGCCGTCGCCCACGGGCGGCGGCGGGAGTTCGCCCGCTTCCCCGAGTTCGCCGACCCCGTGGCTCGCGAGCGCATCCCCGATCCCCAGGCCCCGGAGACCTTCGAGCGGTCGGTGCTCGACTGGAGCGCCGCTGACCGACCGGAGGGCCGCGACTGGCTCGACTTCCATCGCGCCTTGCTCCGCATCCGGCACGCTGAGATCGCCCCGCTGCTCACGGGAGAGCCGGTGCCGCGGACGGGCTGGAGCAGGCTCGGGAAGGCGGGCGTCGAGATCGAGTGGGCCTTTGACGGCCGGAGGGTGCTGCGGCTGATCGTCAACCTCGGCCCGGAGCCCGTCCCTCACCCGGGCCCGCCGCCGGAGTGGGGACGCCAGCTCTACGCGCTCGGCCTGGGTGCCCCGGGGGTGCCGGAGCTCCCGCCCTGGGGCGTGGGCTGGTATCTCGCGGAGCGGGAGCGATGA
- the glgA gene encoding glycogen synthase, producing the protein MAGVPLGYSTLDGSGAVKILMLTREYPPHVYGGAGVVVDHLTRALAGRATVEVRCFGEADRDEPALRVRGYAPWERLAGTAEARHAPALQALSVNLAMACDPVVADVVHSHTWYVALGGLLVRALFDIPLVVTLHSLEPLRPWKEEQLGPGYALSSWAERGAVEQAERVIAVSAGMREDVLAHFSVDAERVRVIHNGVDATAFRRTDRREALAHHGVRPPYVLFVGRISEQKGIFHLLEAATRLPVEVQLVLCAATPDTAELESRLRTAVAGHPRVRWVNAMLPREELVQLYSHAAVFVCPSVYEPFGLINLEAMACAAPVVATRVGGIREVVVHDETGWLVPPADPVALATAVNAVLGDPGRAAAFGRAGRRRVEEHFSWARIAGLTLGVYQEAIEAHRSRSARYQPTPQGGSSGTPGAPRPSA; encoded by the coding sequence ATGGCGGGGGTCCCCCTCGGATACAGTACCCTTGACGGGAGCGGAGCCGTGAAGATCCTGATGCTCACGCGGGAGTACCCGCCTCACGTCTACGGTGGCGCCGGGGTGGTCGTCGACCACCTGACCCGGGCGCTGGCCGGCCGGGCCACGGTCGAGGTGCGCTGCTTCGGCGAGGCCGATCGCGACGAGCCCGCGCTCCGCGTTCGCGGCTATGCTCCGTGGGAGCGGCTGGCCGGGACCGCCGAGGCCCGGCACGCGCCGGCGCTCCAGGCCCTCTCGGTGAACCTGGCCATGGCGTGCGACCCGGTCGTCGCGGACGTCGTGCACTCGCATACCTGGTACGTGGCACTGGGCGGCCTGCTCGTCCGCGCGCTGTTCGACATCCCGCTGGTGGTCACGCTCCACAGCCTCGAGCCCCTCCGGCCCTGGAAGGAGGAGCAGCTCGGGCCCGGATACGCGCTGTCGAGCTGGGCCGAGCGTGGGGCCGTGGAGCAGGCCGAGCGCGTGATCGCCGTCTCGGCCGGGATGCGGGAGGATGTCCTCGCCCATTTCTCTGTGGACGCGGAGCGCGTCCGGGTCATTCACAACGGGGTCGATGCCACGGCCTTCCGCCGCACTGACCGCCGCGAGGCGCTGGCCCACCACGGCGTCCGCCCCCCCTACGTCCTGTTCGTGGGGCGCATCAGCGAGCAGAAGGGGATCTTCCATCTCCTCGAGGCCGCGACGAGGCTCCCCGTGGAGGTCCAGCTCGTCCTCTGCGCCGCCACCCCGGACACCGCGGAGCTGGAGTCGCGGCTGCGTACCGCCGTGGCGGGTCACCCTCGGGTGCGCTGGGTCAACGCCATGCTCCCGCGGGAGGAGCTGGTGCAGCTCTACAGCCACGCCGCGGTCTTCGTCTGTCCGTCGGTCTACGAGCCGTTCGGGCTGATCAACCTGGAGGCGATGGCCTGCGCCGCCCCGGTCGTCGCCACGAGGGTCGGGGGCATCCGCGAGGTCGTCGTCCACGACGAGACCGGGTGGCTCGTGCCCCCCGCGGACCCCGTGGCGCTGGCGACCGCCGTCAACGCCGTGCTCGGCGATCCCGGGCGCGCCGCCGCCTTCGGGCGCGCCGGCCGCCGCCGCGTCGAGGAGCATTTCAGCTGGGCGCGCATCGCCGGGCTGACCCTCGGCGTCTACCAGGAGGCGATCGAGGCTCATCGCTCCCGCTCCGCGAGATACCAGCCCACGCCCCAGGGCGGGAGCTCCGGCACCCCCGGGGCACCCAGGCCGAGCGCGTAG
- a CDS encoding glycosyltransferase yields the protein MPNGLAVKLDDYRAVAPRGSVDFLLRIAERLRGRRLVEVSESRYGGGAVEMLKRLVPILNDLGIETSWEVVIGTADFDATVRAVAKGLAGIEQVVTEAMLERLHATCAGNARRLPLDADLVMVHDTAALLLVEGRPAAGRWVWRYHGDLSSPQPQLWNALRPVVEKYDAVVFSIAKFAAPLTTRRFLIAPSIDPLSERNREMSRAEQGRHLERLGVRADKPILLQVGPFERLQDPLGVVNAYRLVQKHHDVRLVLAGPAPGPGGVLAEAQEAASQDPDITVVVLPPDPQQELNALERAATIVLQKPLMTDFGADVAAAMWKGKPVVGSLAGGIPSQIVSRVTGYTVETVEGAAFRIRHLLNNPEMIGRMGAAGREYVRRNFLITRHLGDYLALLAHLSA from the coding sequence GTGCCGAACGGGCTCGCCGTCAAGCTGGACGACTACCGGGCGGTGGCCCCGCGCGGCTCCGTGGACTTCCTGCTGCGCATCGCCGAGCGGCTGCGAGGGCGCCGTCTGGTCGAGGTGAGCGAGTCCCGGTACGGCGGCGGCGCCGTCGAGATGCTGAAGCGGCTCGTCCCGATCCTCAACGACCTGGGCATCGAGACGAGCTGGGAGGTGGTCATCGGCACCGCCGACTTCGACGCCACCGTCCGCGCCGTCGCCAAGGGCCTCGCGGGCATCGAACAGGTGGTCACCGAGGCGATGCTCGAGCGCCTCCACGCCACGTGCGCCGGCAATGCGCGGCGCCTCCCGCTCGACGCCGATCTCGTGATGGTCCACGACACGGCGGCGCTGCTGCTCGTGGAGGGACGGCCGGCGGCCGGGCGCTGGGTGTGGCGCTACCACGGCGACCTCTCGTCGCCGCAGCCACAGCTGTGGAACGCCCTGCGGCCGGTCGTCGAGAAGTACGACGCCGTGGTCTTCTCCATCGCGAAGTTCGCCGCACCGCTGACCACGCGGCGCTTCCTCATCGCGCCCTCGATCGACCCGCTCTCCGAGCGCAACCGCGAGATGTCGCGCGCCGAGCAGGGCCGGCACCTGGAGCGGCTCGGTGTCCGTGCGGACAAGCCGATCCTCCTGCAGGTGGGCCCCTTCGAGCGCCTCCAGGATCCGCTCGGGGTGGTGAACGCGTACCGCCTCGTGCAGAAGCACCACGACGTGCGGCTGGTGCTCGCCGGCCCGGCGCCGGGGCCGGGAGGCGTGCTGGCGGAGGCGCAGGAGGCGGCGAGCCAGGACCCCGACATCACGGTGGTCGTCCTGCCCCCGGACCCGCAGCAGGAGCTCAACGCGCTCGAGCGGGCCGCGACGATCGTGCTGCAGAAGCCGCTCATGACGGACTTCGGCGCCGACGTGGCGGCCGCCATGTGGAAAGGCAAGCCGGTCGTCGGCAGCCTGGCCGGCGGCATCCCCTCCCAGATCGTGTCCCGGGTCACGGGATATACGGTGGAGACCGTCGAAGGCGCGGCGTTCCGCATCCGACACCTGCTGAACAACCCGGAGATGATCGGCCGCATGGGAGCGGCCGGCCGCGAGTACGTGCGGCGCAACTTTCTCATCACGCGACACCTGGGCGACTACCTGGCGCTGCTCGCCCACCTGTCCGCCTGA